A region from the Curtobacterium sp. MCBA15_012 genome encodes:
- a CDS encoding ABC transporter permease — protein MNALRFLAVRVLGAVVVLLVVAAVTYALFMLLPTNPAQAICDKPCTPERLADVQSFLGTDKPWIAQFGAYLAGIFAGRTFGSGASTISCAAPCFGYSFQLHDSVTNLITSRLPVTASIAVGAAVLWLVVGVAGGTVSALRRGSLADRAVMTVAVAGVSSPAYLIGLLAILLFGFTLGWLPTSGYVPFAEDPVGWFVHLVLPWCVLAFISAAIYARLTRGEMLESMSQDFVRTARAKGLRERQVVVRHGLRTAILPVVTLFGLDLGSLLGGAVITEKVFSMQGLGALLIDAVRSLDLQVVVGFTVFSALLIVTANLVVDVVYAFVDPRVRRRA, from the coding sequence GTGAACGCCCTCCGCTTCCTGGCCGTCCGCGTGCTCGGCGCGGTCGTCGTGCTGCTCGTCGTCGCGGCCGTCACGTACGCGCTGTTCATGCTCCTGCCGACCAACCCGGCACAGGCCATCTGCGACAAGCCGTGCACGCCCGAGCGCCTGGCCGACGTGCAGTCGTTCCTCGGGACCGACAAGCCCTGGATCGCCCAGTTCGGCGCGTACCTGGCGGGCATCTTCGCCGGGCGCACGTTCGGCTCCGGTGCCTCGACGATCAGCTGCGCGGCGCCCTGCTTCGGGTACTCGTTCCAGCTGCACGACTCGGTCACGAACCTCATCACGTCGCGCCTGCCCGTCACCGCGTCGATCGCGGTCGGTGCCGCCGTGCTCTGGCTCGTGGTCGGGGTCGCCGGCGGGACCGTGTCGGCCCTGCGCCGCGGGTCGCTCGCCGACCGCGCCGTGATGACCGTCGCGGTCGCCGGGGTGTCCTCGCCCGCGTACCTGATCGGACTGCTCGCGATCCTGCTGTTCGGGTTCACCCTCGGGTGGCTGCCGACCAGCGGGTACGTGCCGTTCGCCGAGGACCCGGTCGGCTGGTTCGTGCACCTGGTGCTGCCGTGGTGCGTCCTCGCGTTCATCAGCGCCGCGATCTACGCCCGGCTCACCCGCGGCGAGATGCTCGAGTCGATGTCGCAGGACTTCGTGCGGACCGCCCGGGCCAAGGGCCTGCGCGAACGCCAGGTCGTCGTGCGGCACGGGCTCCGGACGGCGATCCTGCCCGTGGTCACGCTGTTCGGGCTCGACCTCGGTTCGCTGCTCGGCGGGGCGGTCATCACCGAGAAGGTGTTCTCGATGCAGGGCCTCGGCGCGCTGCTCATCGACGCGGTGCGGTCCCTGGACCTGCAGGTGGTCGTCGGGTTCACGGTGTTCTCGGCGCTGCTCATCGTCACGGCGAACCTGGTCGTCGACGTCGTCTACGCGTTCGTCGACCCCCGCGTGCGGCGCCGGGCGTAG
- a CDS encoding ABC transporter permease — protein MTANVVDSPVPVASGRTTGFRAVVRRVARDRWAVVAAVVIALFVVVALAAPLIAAVSGQDPYRYHVDALNDFGAPRGPAGGVSGTHWFGVEPLTGRDLFAIVTYGARTSLGIGIAATAMSIVIGVLVGVTTGFLGGWYDRVLSRVVDVIFGFPSLVFMIALTAVVPTSFPKPLLVVLVIGFFGWPAVARVVRGQTLSLVTRNYVVASTAMGAGRWHVIRTQLLPNLSATITVYATISIPSMIGAEAALSFLAVGVTPPTPSWGRSIGDAIGWVQTDPMYLVFPGAALFLITLAFNVLGDALRDALDPRGGAR, from the coding sequence GTGACCGCGAACGTCGTCGACAGCCCGGTCCCCGTGGCCAGCGGACGGACGACCGGCTTCCGTGCCGTCGTGCGTCGCGTCGCCCGGGACCGGTGGGCGGTCGTGGCCGCCGTGGTGATCGCGCTGTTCGTGGTCGTCGCCCTCGCCGCGCCGCTCATCGCCGCGGTGAGCGGGCAGGACCCGTACCGGTACCACGTCGACGCGCTGAACGACTTCGGCGCCCCGCGCGGTCCCGCGGGCGGCGTGAGCGGCACGCACTGGTTCGGCGTCGAGCCGCTGACCGGCCGGGACCTGTTCGCGATCGTCACGTACGGCGCCAGGACCTCGCTCGGCATCGGGATCGCCGCGACCGCGATGTCGATCGTGATCGGCGTGCTCGTCGGCGTCACGACCGGGTTCCTGGGCGGCTGGTACGACCGGGTGCTGTCCCGGGTCGTCGACGTCATCTTCGGCTTCCCGTCGTTGGTGTTCATGATCGCGCTGACCGCGGTCGTGCCGACGTCGTTCCCGAAGCCGCTGCTCGTCGTCCTCGTGATCGGGTTCTTCGGCTGGCCGGCCGTCGCCCGGGTCGTGCGCGGGCAGACGCTGTCCCTCGTCACCCGGAACTACGTCGTCGCTTCGACCGCGATGGGTGCCGGCCGCTGGCACGTCATCCGGACGCAGCTGCTGCCGAACCTCTCCGCCACGATCACCGTCTACGCCACGATCTCGATCCCGTCGATGATCGGCGCCGAGGCCGCGCTGTCGTTCCTCGCCGTCGGGGTCACGCCGCCGACGCCCTCGTGGGGTCGGAGCATCGGCGACGCGATCGGCTGGGTGCAGACCGACCCGATGTACCTCGTCTTCCCCGGAGCCGCCCTGTTCCTCATCACCCTGGCCTTCAACGTGCTCGGTGACGCCCTGCGCGACGCCCTCGACCCGCGCGGAGGTGCCCGGTGA
- a CDS encoding ABC transporter ATP-binding protein: protein MSAPLLEVEGLRVAFGDAEPVVRDVSFALTPGRVLALVGESGSGKSVSAMSVLGLLPPEARVSGSVRFRGDELVGASADRLRAVRGAGIGVVFQEPMNSFTPVLSIGTQIAEAVRAHPTDLDRAGVSARVDELLRSAGLDDPQRIRKAYPHELSGGQLQRAMIAMALAGDPVALIADEPTTALDVTVQAGILDLLRRLGVERSLAVLLITHDMGVVADVADEVLVMRRGDPVETGSVVDVFARPAAAYTRQLLDAVPVLETGSGREARAASATSVTRPGTDAGGEARDGSATSVARPGTDVGDATEASRASRPVVARLRDVAVRYARRGAPTVSGIDLDLQAGRTLGLVGESGSGKSTIGRALAGLVPVVHGSVEVDGSDLRTARGRRLRELRSRVGIVFQDPASSLNPRQTIGWSIAEPLLVHTAASPADRAARVAELLAAVQLDPTWAERFPHQLSGGQRQRVAVARALALRPALVIADEPTSALDVTVQAAVLDLLADLQDEFGFGMLLVSHDLAVVRQLADEVVVLHGGRIVERGTTERVLDDPQQDYTRMLLAAAPVADPARQAERRAAWRAWEGVAP from the coding sequence GTGAGTGCGCCGCTGCTCGAGGTCGAGGGGCTCCGCGTCGCGTTCGGCGACGCGGAGCCCGTCGTCCGTGACGTCTCCTTCGCCCTGACACCCGGCCGGGTGCTCGCGCTCGTCGGCGAGTCCGGGTCGGGCAAGTCCGTGAGCGCGATGAGCGTGCTCGGTCTGCTCCCACCCGAGGCTCGGGTCAGCGGCAGCGTCCGGTTCCGCGGCGACGAGCTCGTGGGCGCCTCGGCGGACCGGCTCCGGGCGGTCCGCGGCGCCGGCATCGGCGTGGTGTTCCAGGAGCCGATGAACTCGTTCACGCCGGTCCTGTCGATCGGCACGCAGATCGCCGAGGCCGTCCGCGCGCACCCGACCGACCTCGACCGCGCCGGGGTCTCGGCCCGCGTCGACGAGCTCCTGCGGTCCGCCGGACTCGACGACCCGCAGCGGATCCGGAAGGCCTACCCGCACGAGCTCTCCGGTGGCCAGCTGCAGCGCGCGATGATCGCGATGGCGCTCGCGGGCGACCCGGTGGCGCTCATCGCGGACGAGCCGACGACGGCGCTCGACGTCACCGTGCAGGCCGGGATCCTCGACCTGCTCCGTCGGCTCGGCGTCGAGCGCTCGCTCGCCGTCCTGCTCATCACGCACGACATGGGCGTGGTCGCGGACGTCGCCGACGAGGTGCTCGTGATGCGCCGGGGCGACCCCGTCGAGACCGGCTCGGTCGTCGACGTCTTCGCCCGGCCCGCCGCCGCGTACACGCGGCAGCTGCTCGACGCGGTGCCGGTCCTCGAGACGGGCAGCGGCCGGGAGGCGCGTGCCGCGTCCGCCACGTCGGTCACACGTCCCGGGACGGACGCCGGCGGGGAGGCCCGTGACGGGTCCGCCACTTCGGTCGCGCGACCCGGGACGGACGTGGGCGACGCGACGGAGGCGAGCCGCGCCTCCCGTCCGGTCGTCGCGCGCCTGCGCGACGTCGCCGTGCGCTACGCGCGCCGTGGTGCGCCGACCGTCAGCGGCATCGACCTCGACCTGCAGGCCGGGCGGACGCTCGGGCTCGTGGGGGAGTCCGGTTCCGGCAAGTCGACCATCGGGCGCGCGCTCGCCGGGCTCGTCCCCGTCGTGCACGGCAGCGTCGAGGTGGACGGCAGCGACCTCCGCACCGCCCGCGGCAGGCGGCTGCGCGAGCTCCGCAGCCGCGTCGGCATCGTCTTCCAGGACCCGGCGTCGTCGCTCAACCCGCGGCAGACGATCGGGTGGAGCATCGCCGAGCCGCTCCTGGTGCACACGGCGGCGTCACCCGCCGACCGGGCTGCGCGCGTGGCCGAGCTCCTCGCCGCGGTCCAGCTCGACCCGACGTGGGCCGAGCGGTTCCCGCACCAGCTCTCGGGCGGGCAGCGCCAGCGCGTGGCCGTGGCCCGGGCGCTCGCCCTCCGCCCCGCGCTCGTGATCGCCGACGAGCCCACGAGCGCCCTCGACGTCACCGTGCAGGCGGCCGTGCTCGACCTGCTCGCCGACCTGCAGGACGAGTTCGGCTTCGGCATGCTGCTCGTCAGCCACGACCTCGCCGTCGTCCGGCAGCTCGCGGACGAGGTCGTCGTGCTGCACGGCGGCCGGATCGTCGAGCGGGGCACCACCGAGCGGGTCCTCGACGACCCGCAGCAGGACTACACGCGCATGCTGCTCGCCGCGGCGCCGGTCGCCGACCCGGCACGGCAGGCCGAGCGCCGGGCCGCCTGGCGTGCGTGGGAAGGAGTGGCACCGTGA
- a CDS encoding ABC transporter substrate-binding protein, translating to MHRPKRLTITAAVAAAAALVLTGCTGGSASDDASAGTSKGGTLNILTPQTALHFDPATSQSLGITSMGLVARRLTTWDVEPGKTAKVVPDLATTTGESSDGGKTWTYTLKDGLKFQDGTPITTKDVKWGIERSFAPNLTGGLSYHKSLLVGGSEYQGPFEGKTLDSIETPDDKTIVFKLDSAYGDWPWLASMPAFAPVPEGQGTDTGAYDAKPVSSGPYQVQSNTQGSQVTLVRNKEWSAKTDSIRTAGPSKIVFKESQDASTTTQSLIADNGDAKDSFGAIYLGAAELNQVRANPSAQDRLATSKAGPITYMAINTQRGQLQDLKVRRALQYAVDRKSFRIAAGGALAGEYASTLITPGIAGRKDYDLYKTSPTGDVDKAKALLKEAGATDLNLTLVTQNDPTYLAQAQALQAGLKRVGIQVTLKPLDYDSFTQATTNGTDFDLSLSSWQPDFPSANANLQPLYDSSQIGGGGYNVSKYSNPEVDALIAKATGTIDQSDAQQLWAEADRKIMADAPVVPLIYAKQSFLAGSNVENFRIADFPAYPNYLKVSLAK from the coding sequence ATGCACCGCCCCAAGCGCTTGACGATCACCGCGGCCGTCGCCGCAGCCGCAGCCCTGGTGCTGACGGGCTGCACGGGCGGCAGCGCCTCGGACGACGCGTCCGCCGGCACGAGCAAGGGCGGGACGCTCAACATCCTCACGCCCCAGACCGCGCTGCACTTCGACCCGGCGACGAGCCAGAGCCTCGGGATCACGTCGATGGGTCTCGTCGCACGGCGGCTCACCACGTGGGACGTCGAGCCCGGCAAGACCGCGAAGGTCGTGCCGGACCTCGCCACCACGACGGGCGAGTCGAGCGACGGTGGCAAGACCTGGACGTACACGCTCAAGGACGGCCTGAAGTTCCAGGACGGCACACCGATCACCACCAAGGACGTCAAGTGGGGGATCGAGCGCTCGTTCGCCCCGAACCTGACCGGTGGCCTGAGCTACCACAAGTCGCTGCTCGTCGGCGGTAGCGAGTACCAGGGGCCGTTCGAGGGGAAGACCCTCGACAGCATCGAGACCCCGGACGACAAGACCATCGTCTTCAAGCTGGACAGCGCGTACGGCGACTGGCCGTGGCTCGCCTCGATGCCGGCGTTCGCCCCCGTCCCCGAGGGCCAGGGCACGGACACCGGTGCGTACGACGCCAAGCCCGTGTCCTCCGGCCCGTACCAGGTCCAGTCGAACACGCAGGGCTCGCAGGTCACGCTCGTCCGCAACAAGGAGTGGAGCGCGAAGACCGACAGCATCCGCACCGCGGGCCCGTCGAAGATCGTGTTCAAGGAGTCGCAGGACGCCTCGACCACCACCCAGAGCCTGATCGCCGACAACGGTGACGCCAAGGACTCGTTCGGCGCGATCTACCTCGGCGCCGCCGAACTCAACCAGGTCCGCGCGAACCCCTCCGCGCAGGACCGCCTCGCGACGAGCAAGGCCGGCCCGATCACCTACATGGCGATCAACACGCAGCGCGGCCAGCTCCAGGACCTCAAGGTGCGCCGGGCGCTGCAGTACGCCGTGGACCGCAAGTCGTTCCGCATCGCCGCCGGTGGTGCACTGGCCGGCGAGTACGCCTCGACGCTCATCACGCCCGGCATCGCGGGCCGCAAGGACTACGACCTCTACAAGACGAGCCCCACCGGTGACGTCGACAAGGCGAAGGCGCTCCTCAAGGAGGCCGGTGCCACCGACCTGAACCTCACGCTCGTCACCCAGAACGACCCGACGTACCTCGCACAGGCGCAGGCGCTCCAGGCCGGCCTGAAGCGCGTCGGGATCCAGGTCACGCTGAAGCCGCTCGACTACGACTCCTTCACGCAGGCGACCACGAACGGCACCGACTTCGACCTGTCGCTGTCGAGCTGGCAGCCGGACTTCCCGAGCGCGAACGCCAACCTGCAGCCGCTGTACGACTCCTCGCAGATCGGCGGGGGCGGCTACAACGTCTCGAAGTACAGCAACCCCGAGGTCGACGCCCTCATCGCGAAGGCCACCGGCACGATCGACCAGTCCGACGCCCAGCAGCTCTGGGCCGAGGCCGACCGGAAGATCATGGCCGACGCACCCGTCGTCCCGCTGATCTACGCGAAGCAGTCCTTCCTGGCCGGCTCGAACGTCGAGAACTTCCGGATCGCGGACTTCCCGGCGTACCCGAACTACCTCAAGGTCTCGCTCGCGAAGTGA